CGTGGCCGCGCAGGTCGGCCTTGATCTGCGCCGGGCGCAGCCGCTGGTTCGACAGCGGGCCGCCATTCTCTAGGTAGACGAACGAATGGTCGTTATCGTTGACCATCACTTCCAGCGGCACGTCGAACTGGCGCGTGTAGTGCAGCGTGGACTGGTGGTGCAGCGGAATGCGCCACGGCCCGTGGTTGATGTACTGCCCTTTTTCAAACGCGCAGCGCTGCGTTTCGCCGCCCAGCTCCGTGAGCTCGAAACCGTTGCGCGCGGTCTGGCAGCGGCCGCCGGCAAAGCCGCGCGCTTCCAGCACCTGCACGCGGTAGCCCAGCTTGGCCATCTCGTAAGCGGCCGTCATGCCGGCCAGGCCGGCGCCGAGGATCACCACCGACTTGCCCTTGCCGCTGCCGCTCAGCGCCGGCGGGCCGGACATCGTCGACCCGATGCCCATGCCCCAGGCATTCATCGCGTTCAGCAGCAGCCCGGTCCCGCCCACCGCGGCGGCACGGTACAGGAAATCGCGCCGCGTTACCGCTTTCATCAATCCACTCGTCATCGCAGCCCCTTGTGTTGGTGAACTTGCTTGCACATAGGTATCTAGCAATCGGTGTGCCACGGCTTGTCCGGAAAGCACTCTTTTCGGCGAGGCGAATGAAGTCGTTTCGGCCACGGCGCCTGGCGTGGCATGGCGGCGCGTGCCGCGGAGGGCGGGCCGACATGGGCGTCACACTTTGTTCGATGGGTGCGAAAGCGCGACAGTCCGTTCGGCGCCGGGCCATGCACCAGCACGACGCAGCGGGGCCATCGCGCATTCCTTGATGTAGCGCAGCAAATGTCCTGGGGCCAGGCCCCAGGTCAAAGACTGTGCAAGATCAAAGAATGGCCTGGGGTCAGACGCCAGGTCAAAGTCTGTGCAAGATCAAAGATGTCCACCGGGCGGAAGCCGGGCTGTCCGGCGCCAGGCCAAAAAAAAGCGCGCCGGGTGGCGCGCTGAAAATACGACGAGGTTGAAAAAAGGTCAGCCGACGAACCCGGCGATGATGCGTTCGAAGCTGGGGTACTGGCCGGCCGCCTGCGGGCGGCGGACCGGCGCTTCGGGCTGCGGGAAGGGGCGCGCCGTGGCGGTGCTGCGCTGGCAGGCATGGAAACGCATCGGCGCGGCCGGGTCGGGCAGGTAGACGCCATCGCCGATGATCCCGTCGTGCTCGCCATTGTCGTCGCATGCCACGCGCACCACCCAGCGGCCGCGCTGGCGCGCCCGTTCGAACCAGCGCTCTTCCACCGCCTTGGCGCAGGTGTACAGCTGGCCGTTGACGCTGATGCCCTCCTCGGTCACCAGCGCATCCTGCAGCGGCAGCAGCGCGCAGCGCACCAGGTCTTCGGCGTATTGCTTCAGAGCGGTGCCGCGCTCGCGCATGCCCCAGTCCCACAGTTGCAATGGCGCCGGGCCCTTGCCGTCGCCCTGCAGGTTGTGCTCGAGGATGGCGTCGATGACGAGGCGGCGGAACTGGCCGATGTCGAGCGCGCCATCGAGCGCACCCAGTTCGGGCGCGGTGGAGGACGGCAGCGCGGGCGCGTCGGCGCGCAGCAGGCCGAAACGGCGCTCCAGCGCGGTTCGCGCCGGCACCTCGGCCGGAATGCCCGTCACGCAGCGTATGCCGAAATTGTCCTGCAATGCGCGGCCGCCGTCGCCGCCGGCCAGCGCGCCGGGCACCAGCAGCCGGTCGGGCAGGTGGCGGCAGGGCCAGTCCTGCGCGGCGATCGCGCGGCCGTGCCGCAGCGCGAGGCGCGGCTTGTCCGCCGCGCAGTTGGCGAGCGCCGTCAGCGCATGCTGCCAGGCGGGTGCCTCCAGGCTCACGTGAAAGCCCGTGACCATGCCGGAAAACATGTCGCTGACGAGGTAGACGACGGGCCGGCCGGCCAGCCGGCGGCGGTCGCCGCCGGCCAGCAGCTGCACGTCCGCGCGCACGGCGGCCACCTGGAAGGCGGCACCCGGCCGCCCTTCCGCATCCACCAGCGCATGCGGCGCCAGGGGCAGAGGGCGCGGTGCCGGGCGCAGGATGCGTCCCTGGTCGAGCCAGTAGCTGAACTGGCCGAAGCTCGGCACGGCATCGCTGGCGGCGGCGCGCACCACGTGCATCGTGTCGGGCACGACGCGGCGTTCGCAGAAGAATTCGCGCAGCATCGCTTCATACGCGCCGCGGCGCGAAAAACGCGTGCCGGTATAGGTGGCCGCGGCAACGCGGAACACGCGGCGCATCGGCTCGTCGACATTCACGCCCGGTGGCGCGCCTTCGCGGCGCGGCCGGCCGCGCTTGATGCCGGCGGTGGAGGCGCGTGTCTTGCCCCGCGCGCCGCTGTTCGAATAGTCCGGCAGCAGCGCGTTCGGCGTCTGCCCGCGCTGCCAGTAGCGGCGCAGGTAACGGTAGATCGTGGGGTGCGATACGCCGTGGCGTGCCGTGTAGTCGGCGATCATCTGGCCGCGCCGGCGCGATTCGTAGATGCCGGGTTCGTCGCCCGTGAGCTCGGCGACGATGGCCCAGGCCCGCTCGCGCAGCGCGAGGTGGCCCGGCTTGATCGCCTCCTGGTCCGCCACGACCAGCCAGGGATCGTCCGCCAGGCGGCGCGCGCGGCCCGAAGCCAGGTCGGCTTCCAGTTCCGGCAGCCGCGCCGGCTCCACGTCGCAGCCCTTGCCGTCCATGTCGAACAGCCAGGCCATCGTGCGCGCCGGGTCGATCCACAGCACCCGCATCGTGCGGCGCCGTGGCGCGCCATATTGAAGTAAGTCGTTTCGCAGTAACATCCGCCCTCCTCGGTGGAGAGTAATAATGCAGATGTCTATGCAAGTATCGGGCCAGCCTCTGCCGAGGTCATTGGGCCCTGAAACACCCTTCGGCGGGCGCGATGGGCATTATCGTGGTGCAGGCACGGCACCGTGTCCGTGCACCAATCTTACTAATGGCTTACAGGGCGTGTCCATAATGAACATGGGCCGCCCATGCGGGCGGCCCATCCGTGTCGGCGCCTGGCCGGTGCCCGCTTGGCGCTTGGCGCTTGGCGCTTGGCGCTTAGCGCTTAGCGCTTGGCCTTCGCCTTGCCGGCGACCGGCTTCTTCGGCGGCGTGTGCTTGCCGGACTGCGGCGGCATCGCATCGGCCTTGCTGATCTTCAGCTGCTGGCCGCCGACCCATACCTTGCCCAGGTGGCGGAAGATCTCGTCCGGCATCCCGTCCGGCATTTCCAGCACCGTGTGGTCCTCGAAGATCTCGATACGGCCGATGTAGCGCGCTTCCAGCCCGCTTTCATTGGCGATCGCGCCCACGATGTTCGACGGCGTGGCCTCGTGGTTGGTGCCCACTTCGATCCGGTAGGCGCGCATTGCCAGGCCGTCCTGCGCCTTGACGCGCTTCTTCTTCGGCGCTTCTTCCTCCACGGCGTCGGCCACCACGGCATCGAGGCCCTTGGGTTCCGCTGCCCTGGATTCCGCTGCCTTCGGTGCCGCGGCCCTCGGTGCCGCTTCGGGCGCCGACTCCCGTGCCGGCTTCGGCGCCGCTTTCGGCGCCGCCCTGGCCGGTGCCGGCGCCGGTGCGCCCGCCACGTTCGCAGCGGGCTCGCCGTCGCGGCGAATCCGCATCGGCCGGCCCGCCACCCGCACGCCGGTCAGCGTGTCGAGCACGTCGGCCGGCAGGTCGGCCGGCATGTCGAGCACCGTGTAGTCTTCGAAGATCTCGATGCGGCCGATGAACTTGGAGTCGACGCCGCCCTCGTTGGCAATCGCGCCGACGATGTTGCCCGGCTTGACGCCGTCCTCGTAGCCCACTTCGATGCGGTACGTCGCCATGCCCGGCTCCGGTTCGCGGGCGATGCGCTCTTTCTTGGGATAGGCCGGGCGTTCCGGGCGCTCGGCACGTTCCGGGCGCTCGAACCTGTCACCGCGGTCGCCACGATCGGGGCGGGCGCCGCGCTCTTCGCGCTGGGGCGCCGCCGGGCGGCCATCCTCGTGCCAGCCTTTTTCCGATTTCTTGTCGAGCAGCAGCGGGGTGTTCCCGCGTGCCAGCTTCGCCAGCGCGGCGGCGATTTCGCTGGCCGGCACATCGTGTTCGCGCTCGTAGTCGGCAACCAGCGCCTGGAACTGCTCCAGGCCGCCTTCGGCCAGCGTTTCCGTGATCTGGTCCTTGAACTTGGCGATGCGCACGTCGTTGACGGCCTGCAGCGTCGGCAGGTCCATCGGCTTGATCGGCTGGCGCGTGGCGCGTTCGATCGTCTTGAGCAGCGTGCGTTCGCGCGGCGTGATGAACATGATCGCATCGCCGCTGCGGCCGGCGCGGCCGGTGCGGCCGATGCGGTGCGTGTAGCTTTCCGCGTCGTACGGCACATCGTAGTTCACCACGTGGCTGATGCGCTCCACGTCCAGCCCGCGCGCGGCCACGTCGGTGGCCACCAGGATATCGATCTTGCCATCCTTGAGCTGGCCGATCGTGCGTTCGCGCGCCGCCTGCTGCATGTCGCCGTTGATCGCGGCGGCGGAGAAACCGCGCGCGGCCAGGCGTTCGGCCAGTTCCTCGGTGCCGATCTTGGTGCGGCTGAAAACGATCATGCCGTCGAACGGCTCCGCTTCCAGGATGCGGGTCAGCGCGTCGAGCTTGTGCATGCCCGATACCAGCCAGTAGCGCTGGGTGATGTTCTCGGACGTGGTGGTCTTGGCGGCCACCGTGATTTCGGCCGGGTCGCGCAGGTAGGTGTTGGCGATGCGGCGGATCGCCGACGGCATCGTGGCCGAGAACAGCGCGGTCTGGCGCGATGCCGGCGTTTCCTGCAGGATGCGCTCGACGTCGTCGATGAAACCCATGCGCAGCATCTCGTCGGCCTCGTCGAGCACCAGCGTCTTCAGCTTCGACAGGTCGAGCGAACCCTTGTCCAGGTGATCGATCACGCGCCCCGGCGTGCCGACCACGACGTGCACGCCGCGCCGCAGCGCGGACAGTTGCGGGCCGTAGCTCTGGCCGCCGTAGATCGGCAGCACGTGGAAATTCGGGATATTGGCGGCATAGCGCTGGAACGCCTCGGCGACCTGGATCGCCAGTTCGCGGGTCGGTGCCAGCACCAGCGCCTGCGGCGTGACCTGGCGGATGTCGATCCGCGACAGGATCGGCAGCGCGAACGCGGCCGTCTTGCCGGTGCCGGTCTGCGCGGTGCCGAGCACGTCGCGGTTGGCCAGCAGGTGGGGAATGGTCTGCGCCTGGATCGGCGACGGGGCTTCGTAGCCCACGTCGCTCAGTACTTTCAGCAGCGGGGCGGACAGGTTCAGTTCGGAAAACAGGGAAGGTATGGCAGTCATGACGGCACTCGCGATAAATTATTGTTCGAATCGCCCAATGCGACAGGAAAGGGCATAGTTTACCCTGTCCGCGCCATGGCCGTCTCACGGATGGCGCCGCGGCCGCGTCGGCTCAGCCGTTTTTCGGCTATATTTGCCGGTTGCCGCCCTGCCCGGGCCCCGGCCCCCGGCCCGAACTTGCGCTGGAAAGCAGCAGCACGGCAGCAATCCGCCCGCCCAACACTTCGCAGGAATCATCATGTTCAAACTGTCGACTTCGTTCTTCCTGGCCCTGGCCGCCGTTACCGGCAGCGCCGTCCATGCCGCCGGCGCCGCCTACGGCCCCGAACTGCAGGGCTTCAAGTACCCGTACCCGGTGCAGCATTTCCGCTTCAATTCGCAGGGCCAGACGATGCAGATGGCCTACATGGACGTGAAACCGGCCGGCAAGGCGAACGGCCGCACGGCGGTGCTCATGCACGGCAAGAATTTCTGCGGCGCCACGTGGGAAGGCACGATCGCCGCGCTGTCGCAGGCCGGCTACCGCGTGGTGGCGCCCGACCAGGTGGGCTTCTGCGCCTCCAGCAAGCCGCCGCAGTACCAGTACAGCTTCCAGCAGCTGGCCGCCAACACGATGGAGCTTCTGAAGAAGGCCAGTATCGACAAGGTGGTGCTGGTCGGCCACTCCACGGGCGGCATGCTGGCCACCCGCTTCGCGCTGATGTATCCGCAGAACGTGTCGCACCTGGTGATGGTCAACCCGATCGGCCTGGAAGACTGGAAACAGCTCGGCGTGCCGTACCGCACCGTGGACCAGTGGTTCGAGCGCGAGCTGAAGGTGTCGGCGGAGGGCATACGCAATTATGAAAAAAGCACTTATTACATGAACCGCTGGAAGCCCGAGTACGAAAAATGGGTCGACATGCTGGCCGGCCTGAACGCCGGCCCGGGGCAGCGGCTGGTGGCGTGGAACTCGGCGCTGATCTACGACATGATCTACACCCAGCCGGTGGTGCACGAATTCCCGCAGCTGAAGGTGCCGACGATCCTGATGAACGGCGACGGCGACACCACGGCGATCGGCAGCGACATCGCCCCGCCGGAAGTAAAGGCGAAGATCGGCAACTACAAGGTGCTGGGCAAGGAAGCCGTCAAGCGCATCCCGCAGGGGCGCCTGGTCG
Above is a window of Pseudoduganella dura DNA encoding:
- a CDS encoding DEAD/DEAH box helicase, whose protein sequence is MTAIPSLFSELNLSAPLLKVLSDVGYEAPSPIQAQTIPHLLANRDVLGTAQTGTGKTAAFALPILSRIDIRQVTPQALVLAPTRELAIQVAEAFQRYAANIPNFHVLPIYGGQSYGPQLSALRRGVHVVVGTPGRVIDHLDKGSLDLSKLKTLVLDEADEMLRMGFIDDVERILQETPASRQTALFSATMPSAIRRIANTYLRDPAEITVAAKTTTSENITQRYWLVSGMHKLDALTRILEAEPFDGMIVFSRTKIGTEELAERLAARGFSAAAINGDMQQAARERTIGQLKDGKIDILVATDVAARGLDVERISHVVNYDVPYDAESYTHRIGRTGRAGRSGDAIMFITPRERTLLKTIERATRQPIKPMDLPTLQAVNDVRIAKFKDQITETLAEGGLEQFQALVADYEREHDVPASEIAAALAKLARGNTPLLLDKKSEKGWHEDGRPAAPQREERGARPDRGDRGDRFERPERAERPERPAYPKKERIAREPEPGMATYRIEVGYEDGVKPGNIVGAIANEGGVDSKFIGRIEIFEDYTVLDMPADLPADVLDTLTGVRVAGRPMRIRRDGEPAANVAGAPAPAPARAAPKAAPKPARESAPEAAPRAAAPKAAESRAAEPKGLDAVVADAVEEEAPKKKRVKAQDGLAMRAYRIEVGTNHEATPSNIVGAIANESGLEARYIGRIEIFEDHTVLEMPDGMPDEIFRHLGKVWVGGQQLKISKADAMPPQSGKHTPPKKPVAGKAKAKR
- a CDS encoding alpha/beta fold hydrolase, yielding MFKLSTSFFLALAAVTGSAVHAAGAAYGPELQGFKYPYPVQHFRFNSQGQTMQMAYMDVKPAGKANGRTAVLMHGKNFCGATWEGTIAALSQAGYRVVAPDQVGFCASSKPPQYQYSFQQLAANTMELLKKASIDKVVLVGHSTGGMLATRFALMYPQNVSHLVMVNPIGLEDWKQLGVPYRTVDQWFERELKVSAEGIRNYEKSTYYMNRWKPEYEKWVDMLAGLNAGPGQRLVAWNSALIYDMIYTQPVVHEFPQLKVPTILMNGDGDTTAIGSDIAPPEVKAKIGNYKVLGKEAVKRIPQGRLVEFPGLGHAPQIEDPAGFHKALLQALAQ